Genomic DNA from Desulfuromonas versatilis:
CGCTTTCTCCCGGGGGTGAGACCCGCGAAAACGCCAAACCAAATCATCCGGAGAAGCTAATCATGGAAAAAGGATTCACCATCGGCGGCAAAATCAGGCTGCTGGTAGGCACATTGCTGGTATTCACCGCGCTGGTCGGGGTCGGTTACCACACCCTGGTCGGCAAGGTCAGGGACGTGGGGATCGCCAAGACGGCCGAGGTCATGCTCGAGGGGCACCAGCGTGAATTGAAGAACCTGGTCGATTCCATGGCCGCCACCCTGGGCCGGGCTATCGCCGAGGCCCCCGACGAGCAAGCTCGGCAGCAGATTATCGGCCAGTTGCTCGACAAGGTACGCTTCGAGGAGGACGGCAGCGGTTATTTCTTCGTCTACACCCGCGCCGGGGTGGTGGTCACCGTGCCGCCCAAGCCCGAGCTGCGGGGCAAGGACCTCTCCGGCAACGTCGACAAGAAGGGGAACCACTTCATCCGCGACCTGATCGCCGCCGCAGGGCGCGGCGGCGATTTCGTCCGCTACTATTTCGACAAACCCGGGCAGGGGGTGCAACCCAAGCTGGCTTACGCCAAGACCATACCCGGCACCGACTACTGGGTCGGCACCGGGGTCTACATCGACAACGTGGAGCAGAACGAGCTGGCCAACCGCGCCGAAATCAATGCCCTGAGCGGTAAGTTCGTGACCTGGCTGATAGCCGGGGTGGTGCTGCTGCTGGCCCTGGTGCTGCCGCTGAGCTGGCTGCTGGTGCGCAGCATCGTCAAGCCGGTGAAAGGCATCGAGGAATTCGCCCGCCAGGTGAGCGCCGGCAACCTGGGCACCCGACTCAGCGGCCGGTTCGACGGCGAGCTGAGGCAGCTGAAGGTCTCCATCGAGCAGATGGCCGAGCGGCTCAGGCAGCGCGCCCAGCTCGCCGAGGCCATCGCCGAGGGGGATCTGACCGGCGAGGTGGAACTGACCTCGGAGCAGGACCAGTTCGGCAAGGCCCTGGCGAAGATGACCCGCCGCCTCAATGAGCTGATGGGGCAGATCCAGATTTCCGGCGAGCAGATCGCCAGCGGCGCCATGCAGGTCTCGGACTCCAGCCAGTCCCTCTCTCAGGGCGCCACCGAATCGGCCAGCTCCCTGGAGCAGATCAGCAGCTCGCTCACCGAAATCACCTCCCAGACCCGGCTCAGCGCCGAGAACGCCGGCCAGGCCCGGCAGCTGACCCTGCAGGTGCGCGAGGCCGCCAATCAGGGCAACCTGCGCATGCGCACCATGGTTTCGGCCATGGGGGAAATCAACGAGGCAAGCCAGAACATCTCGCGCATCATCAAGACCATCGACGAGATCGCCTTCCAGACCAACCTGCTGGCGCTCAACGCGGCCGTCGAAGCGGCCCGCGCCGGCCAGCACGGCAAGGGCTTCGCGGTGGTCGCCGAGGAGGTGCGCAACCTCGCCGCCCGCAGCGCCACCGCCGCCCGGGAAACCGCCGAACTGATCCAGAACTCGGTG
This window encodes:
- a CDS encoding methyl-accepting chemotaxis protein, which codes for MEKGFTIGGKIRLLVGTLLVFTALVGVGYHTLVGKVRDVGIAKTAEVMLEGHQRELKNLVDSMAATLGRAIAEAPDEQARQQIIGQLLDKVRFEEDGSGYFFVYTRAGVVVTVPPKPELRGKDLSGNVDKKGNHFIRDLIAAAGRGGDFVRYYFDKPGQGVQPKLAYAKTIPGTDYWVGTGVYIDNVEQNELANRAEINALSGKFVTWLIAGVVLLLALVLPLSWLLVRSIVKPVKGIEEFARQVSAGNLGTRLSGRFDGELRQLKVSIEQMAERLRQRAQLAEAIAEGDLTGEVELTSEQDQFGKALAKMTRRLNELMGQIQISGEQIASGAMQVSDSSQSLSQGATESASSLEQISSSLTEITSQTRLSAENAGQARQLTLQVREAANQGNLRMRTMVSAMGEINEASQNISRIIKTIDEIAFQTNLLALNAAVEAARAGQHGKGFAVVAEEVRNLAARSATAARETAELIQNSVEKTTRGSDIARQTEEAFGTIVGGIGQASALVEEIAAAANEQAQGLAQINIGLGQIDQVTQQNTANAEESAAAAEELSSQAARLRDMLGRFRIKGRQGAANSRALSYQPDDWG